TGggagtctttccagacttttctgaagtcggCCTGCTCGTCATTTCCTATGGGACAGTAATGTTCCCTCGCATTCAGTATCCCACAACTTGGGCAGCCCTTCCTCAATGGATGGGCACCTCCTCTCCCTGCTTCCTCTTTAGGGTCCTGTGGCCTGAGAAGCAGGAGTCTCAGGTTCTGGGTCGACCACTGCTGCTTGCAGACTTCTTGGTGCTTTCCTAGTtggaaaatgagagatttggTTCCTACCCCTCCCACTTCTGACAGTCCCTGGTCTGTGTACTGTGCagacaccccctcccccccatcaattaatcaatccagaaacatttattaagcacctgagaCCGGAGACAggccctgccctccaggagctcacagtctaacagGGAGACGATCTGCAAACCACTGTACAAAAGAGTAGAACTAGGAAATAACGTTCCCCCTGCTGGAAGTCTCACACTTACACACACCCATCCATAGACAATGCACCCGACTCACACGACTTCCATCTCtgctctgcctttcatcctccaGGTCTGAGCTCAGCCTTGGCCTCACCGCCCTGACCAGGGCAGCTGCTTGAGCCGACGGGCACCACCCTCTGTGGCTCCGGGCCCAGCACCCGGTCAGCCAGGCTCTCTCCTGCCTCCCATGCCTGGGGTTCCTTGGGTCAACCTCAAGTCTGCCTAGTTTAGAGGCTTCCCTCATGTGTCCATTCCCAGGGAAGGAACTTTCTGTCCCCAAGCCATCAGCTGGCCTGGGTTCTGGGCATTTTGCCCCCCTCAGTCCTGCCACTGTTGCTCTGCCAGGCTGACTCTAGGGCCCTTGTTGCCATTGTGACCATGGCCGCTGACCCTGCTTGACTCCAAGAGTTGAACCGGCTTGACATTCTGCACTAATCAATGGGCTGTTCGGTTACTAAGAAGTCCAGGCGATTGCTTGATCTTCTGGCCAAGGTGGTTGCAAGCAGGTCCTGGGCCCTGTGTCCcaggaggaagctgaatttaGTGTGATCTGTCCACATTCTTGCCCTTCGTTTAGGAGACTGGATGGGGGAGGGATGACTGGCCTGGGTCATCTTCCCTGCCTCAGGTTAAGTGGACCTCAGTTGCCCTCACTTTGTTGTCTGTGTTGAAGAGGCTCCAATTTCTTCCTCTAGTCTCCCACCTGTTGCCTTTTTCTAGTCAGAACCTGCCAGGACCAACCTCTGAGGCTGTTGATGGGACCCCAggcatgcctcagtttcctcctctggaaaatgggGACATTATCTTTGGATTAAGAAGCTTGCTGGGCCCTCGTGAGGACAGCACATGATAAACCTCAGTGTTCCAGGGAGAGGAGGCTGCTCCCTTGATAGACACTCCTGGCACTCCCCCATTGTGTGTGGGGGCAGCATGGTAACCCCTTCCcctaaagttttcttttctttagaatgagggatgggaatttagggaccACTGGGGCTCAGCAGGAGTGACTCTAGGTCTGATGGGATCTGGGCCCCATGAGGACAGAGAAGGCCTGATGCCTACTGTGGGGGTGGGGATAAGGTCGCATTTTCCGATATGACCCAGAcaccagataactctggaggtcCCTTCCCCACAGCCTCTGCTTGGTGAGACCTGGGGCCTTGTCCCTGAACAAAGGAAGTGAAAGCTGGAGCCCTGGGTGAAGGCAGATGATCTGAGGCTGCCCGCCCTAGAAAAGGCTCCAGTTTGTTTATTCCTCTCCAGGTGCTGCCAAGGCCTGGGAGTCTCGTGGGAGAAAAGGGGGGAGGTGCCCTGTTGGATCTGGGCCGGTGCAGGGCCTCTGCTGCCTGGGGAGGCGACTGAGCCAGATGATCTGAGCAGGAGCTGGGAAAGCCGAGGCTAGAGAAGGGGACTTGAAATGGTTGAAGGAGGGCATTTCTCCaatagaaatcagaaaagagagagggaggagggaaggagggagagagagagagagggagagaattccatttaaagtcaCAACGGAAGACAGTGACTCTGAGTCTTGGCTCCCAGCAGAGAAGGGCCCGTCCCTCTCTTGGGGAGAAGGGAGGCCCCGTTCAGGCCTGGACAAACACCTCTCTCCAGAGAGCACAAGCATAGGACCGCAGGCCCTGGCCTCTGGGACCGCCCAGTCTAATGGGGGGCTGCCGAGCAGGCAGGAAGTAAAAACAAGACCACCGAACTCAGATTGACCAGCGTTATGGGACAGTGAGGGGAAGGTCAAAAACAGGGCCCTGATGAGCTCAGATTATcataggaggaagaggagaaaaaggagatcgCCCCCCGAGAGAGCTGGGAGCCTGGGCAGGAGGGGAGGTAGCAGCACGTGCACGGCCAGGATGGAGGTTGGACAGGGGAAGGGACTGCTATGGGGAGGAGCTGAGGGGAGTCAATGCTCCCTCCCTGGAGGTCTGGAGGTCAAGGTCAGATGCCCACTTCCAGGCCCACTGCCCGAGATCCCTGTGCAGACCTGGACAGCTTTGACTGGATGGCCCCGagacctgccccccccccccactagacTGGAAGCTCTGAGGGACTTTCCATGTCATCCTGGAGGCCATAGAGACCCTCAGGACCTGCTGGGGAGGGTGAGCTGCCCCTGAGGAGCGGCCTTGCCAGCGGAGGAGGATGCACGGACCAGAGCCTGGGGTGGGGTGGCTTTGGAAAAGGCTGGGTGGCCTTGTGGCCGTTTGGGATGGAGAGAGCAGCCACTAATGTCACAGGAGAATGGGGACCGAGCAAAGGTCATTGGCTTGGCCACTAAGAGAGCTTTGGTTACTTTGGGGAGAACTTTTGGTGGAATGAGGAGGTTGGGGGTCAAAGATTAGGAGGCCGGTGAGTAGAAGGGAGGGTCGAGGCCATGGGAGAAACTTCCTGGGAACTTCCTGCTAGGCCTCACTGGCTCCCACTTACCTGTTCTGTTCCTCTGAAAGACGTCACCAAGGTCCAGCGGCTCCTTGTGTCCCCGGCAGCTGCAGAAGGGGGGCCTGCGGGCCAACCACATGCCCAGAGGGGGGCCCAGGGAAGGAGGGGCTGCGGGCCTCAGTTCAAAGTGGTTTCCCTCTCGAAGGGGAGCTTTCGGCGACCCAGGTTTCCCGTAGCCACATCCACCGACACCCGCACACACAGGCCGTTGGCCGGCCTCCAAGCCAATGTCTACACCACAGGCCCAATCCTGGGTGGACAGGGAAACCACAGCCATCTTGCTAGTGGAAATGGGGAGGATTGATTTAGCTCCATTCTCTGCTGTCCCTGGACCATTCCCCCCTTCCCAGGGAGCTGGGGGCGCAGCAGGTCCCAGGGGAGTCCTGCCTGTGAACTGGAGGGTCATAGCCAATTGGGCATCAAGACCTCGGGGGCACCGGACTGGCTTCTGCCTGGCCCAGGAGGAGAGAGTGGAGCCGGCCGGCTTGCTTGCGTGGAGCCGGAGCTTGACCCCCCACCCTTACCTCTGAGCCACTGACTCGGTTTCTCTCCTACAGCTGGCAGGAGGCGTGATCCTCGGGGTGGCTCTTTGGCTCCGCCATGACTCCCAGACCACCAGCATCCTGCACCTGAATCTTGATGATACCCCAGCTCCGAGCACCTTCTACGTGGGTAAGTGGGGCTCAGGCTGAGGGCAGGGAAGGCTGGAGGAGCCCACTGGGCCTCTCTCCACGTCTGATGGAGCCTAGAGAGCCAAGGTCTGAGCCTCCATTTTCCAGTGTCTCACCGTTCGGTGTCCCCAACTGTgggctcagtttccccatctgtaaaataaggactaGGGGCCGGCTAGGACAGCTTGGGCCATAGGGCCGCTGAGAGTTCCCTGGACCGCCCGGGCCCCCAGTGTCCTCAGCTCTACCCCCAGGGGCACCGGATGGTGGCAAGCATGACAAGGAAATGTTTCCAGTGGGGGCTGCCAAAATTTGTCTGCACCCTGGGGGTGGGACCCCTGAGGCTTCCCAGAGCCGCTGGGACCGAGCTGAGCTAGGGAGGCTCCCCCTGCTTCACCCGGCTCTGGCCCACGTCTTTGGATGGTGCCGCGGCCCCCCAGGTAGGCAGAGATGCTGGGTTGAGGGTTGCCCCTCTGGCTACCTGTGGCTCCCTCACTGTACCTTGGCTGCAGGGGGTGGCGGCAGCTGAAGGAAGAGCCAGGCCAGGAGGGGCCGGGGCTGAGTCACATCCTCCGGGCCCGGGGCCGCGCCGCTCCATCCCCTCCGTGCCTTTCCCTCTCCCAATACCTTATTTGGCCTCTTGGCTACTCCACAGAGCAGTTGCTCAGTCTGGCCCACCCCTCCCGTGGCTTCAGTGATCGGGCATGGGGGGGGCTTCCCTCCGTGGCTTCAGTGATCGGGCATGGGGGGGGGCTTCCCCATGACCTCTGCCCTTTGCTTGGGTGGCagggggcctgagttcaaatcctaatgcTTGTTAGCTGCAAGACCTTAAGCAAATCCATGGCctgtccctccccctccccctcctgtcCCCTGTCAGTCCCAGGAGGGGTGGGGTGAGGGTCTCTGAGCTCATTGGCCCCTTGTCTGTGAGGGGGCAGTCTGggccctctccttttctccttataTAGCTGTGGGAAAGGAGAAGGCAGCTGCTGCCTGGCCGCCCGGCTGATGCCTCTGGCCCAGCCCGCCTCCCCACCCCTCTCTGGCCAGCCACCCATCACAGAAGGGCCCCCGGGTCCCAGAAAGGAGAGGACGACCATGAGACCCCAACCCCAATGGGAAGGGGCTGAGGCCCGCTCCCCTCTGCGTTTGTGACTGGGCCGGCCAGGTCTTCAGCGCTGACCCCACCCCCGGGTCCTGCTCTCTGATATTGGCCTCTCAGCAGCCTCCCAGGGCCACCCTGGGCCTTTCCTCCCCGCTCCCCGGCCCCCAACCAGGGTCATCTCAGGAGGGGggtctttccccttcctctccccccactCTGAAGAGCCTCAGCTAGACCCAGGGAGGGGACGTCCCTTAGAATGCCCAAGGCCAAGCTGGGTCGGACTTCCCGGCCTAGGCCAGGGCTGGGCTTGTTGCCAGGCAGATGTGGCCTGGTCTGGTGGCAGGAAGTCCCACGGAGCctctcagggccagtgctctcccCACACCTGTTCCCTTGGCACCAGCTGGCAGCTGCCGCAGGCCTGCCCCCTCGGGATCAGGCTTTCCCTTGCCTGTCCTTGTTGTGGCCTCAGGTGGACCAAGGCCGCTCCCTCAAATAGACCTGAAGGGGGGAGGGTGCAGCTGAGGCCTGGGGGGGGACGCCCCCCCACCGAGTGCACAGCGGATCGTCATGTGCTGCTCGTGAGAGTGGTGATGGCAATGACAATGAAGATGGCGATGACGGCAGCTTTGGCTGCTTTATGAGGCCCTTCCCAGCGCTCTCCTCGGCCTGCCTCAGGCACCCCGATGTCAGCGGGGAGGGCCCCTGAGGGCGCCGCACACCCAGGTCCTAAGGGAGTTTAGAAGTCAGCAGGGAAGACCCAGGAGGCCGATGGCTCTTCCCAAGGGGAAGGATCAGGAGGGGCGAGTGGGCATCAGGGAGCAGGGAAAGGCTCCGTGGGGTGTGC
The Macrotis lagotis isolate mMagLag1 chromosome 3, bilby.v1.9.chrom.fasta, whole genome shotgun sequence genome window above contains:
- the LOC141518622 gene encoding uncharacterized protein LOC141518622 isoform X1, whose protein sequence is MTLQFTGRTPLGPAAPPAPWEGGNGPGTAENGAKSILPISTSKMAVVSLSTQDWACGVDIGLEAGQRPVCAGVGGCGYGKPGSPKAPLREGNHFELRPAAPPSLGPPLGMWLARRPPFCSCRGHKEPLDLGDVFQRNRTGKHQEVCKQQWSTQNLRLLLLRPQDPKEEAGRGGAHPLRKGCPSCGILNAREHYCPIGNDEQADFRKVWKDSHERILSGVSRTGTRSSSGKH
- the LOC141518622 gene encoding uncharacterized protein LOC141518622 isoform X2; the encoded protein is MAVVSLSTQDWACGVDIGLEAGQRPVCAGVGGCGYGKPGSPKAPLREGNHFELRPAAPPSLGPPLGMWLARRPPFCSCRGHKEPLDLGDVFQRNRTGKHQEVCKQQWSTQNLRLLLLRPQDPKEEAGRGGAHPLRKGCPSCGILNAREHYCPIGNDEQADFRKVWKDSHERILSGVSRTGTRSSSGKH